Proteins from a single region of Pyrus communis chromosome 6, drPyrComm1.1, whole genome shotgun sequence:
- the LOC137735883 gene encoding transcription factor MYB16-like, giving the protein MGRSPCCEKVGLKKGPWTPEEDQKLLTCIEEHGHGSWRALPAKAGLQRCGKSCRLRWSNYLRPDIKRGNFSLQEAQTIIQLHALVGNRWSTIASHLPKRTDNEIKNYWNTHLKKRLTKMGIDPMTHKLKHHEGHAKDAANISHMAQWEGARLEAEARLGKESKLVITNANPFQHHLMISSSPNPAHQVVHVRNAPPALPCLDVLKAWQEGCSLTTNSTIRNNVNSTMFSGGYMTDVDDLESPTSKLNLRHVNNAFNPPPMLNINNGFPCESGVLQNNDNVTSGCTDASAAWFADGFRSGNVDEEKNVVVPAELSSMVMEGFSDVLVYDSEDHQQNASLGGEISGNGGDDGSCGGRGFEENRNYWNSILNLVNASASGSPVF; this is encoded by the exons ATGGGGAGGTCTCCATGCTGCGAAAAAGTGGGTTTGAAAAAGGGGCCGTGGACTCCAGAAGAAGACCAAAAGCTCTTAACTTGCATCGAAGAGCATGGCCATGGAAGCTGGCGAGCCTTGCCAGCAAAAGCAG GGCTCCAAAGATGTGGGAAGAGCTGTCGGCTAAGGTGGTCCAATTACCTGAGGCCCGATATCAAAAGAGGAAATTTCAGTTTGCAAGAAGCGCAGACCATCATTCAGCTCCATGCTCTTGTCGgaaatag GTGGTCAACTATAGCAAGCCATTTGCCGAAGAGGACAGACAACGAGATCAAAAACTACTGGAACACACATCTCAAGAAGAGACTAACCAAGATGGGCATCGACCCGATGACTCACAAGCTGAAGCACCACGAGGGTCATGCCAAGGACGCTGCCAACATAAGCCACATGGCGCAGTGGGAGGGTGCCAGGCTCGAAGCCGAGGCCAGACTTGGCAAGGAATCCAAGCTTGTCATAACCAACGCTAACCCTTTCCAACACCACCTCATGATCAGCAGCTCCCCCAACCCTGCTCACCAAGTAGTACACGTCCGCAACGCCCCGCCGGCGCTTCCGTGCCTGGATGTGCTCAAAGCATGGCAAGAGGGATGCTCGTTGACAACAAACTCAACAATTAGAAACAACGTTAACAGTACGATGTTTTCAGGTGGTTATATGACGGACGTGGACGACCTTGAATCTCCGACGTCCAAGCTGAACTTGAGGCACGTTAATAACGCGTTTAATCCTCCCCCCATGCTAAATATAAACAATGGTTTTCCATGCGAGTCCGGGGTGTTGCAGAACAATGATAATGTTACCTCTGGTTGTACGGATGCTAGTGCTGCATGGTTTGCGGACGGTTTTAGGTCAGGGAATGTTGATGAGGAGAAGAATGTGGTTGTGCCAGCTGAGCTCTCAAGTATGGTCATGGAGGGTTTCTCAGATGTTTTGGTTTACGACTCAGAGGATCATCAGCAGAACGCGTCGCTGGGCGGAGAGATCTCTGGAAATGGCGGCGACGACGGAAGCTGCGGCGGTCGTGGCTTTGAAGAGAACAGGAATTACTGGAACAGTATACTAAATTTGGTTAACGCTTCAGCGTCTGGGTCGCCTGTGTTTTGA